The Arthrobacter sp. D5-1 genomic interval AGCGTGGGTTGTCGGCCTGCAGGATCACGCCCGAGGGCGTGATCCGCAGTCGCTTAATCGTCAGTTCCCCGTCGAGGACCGCCACCACCACGGAACCGTCTCTGGGTTCCAGTGCCCGGTTCACCACCAGCTCGTCACCGTCGCTGATGCCAGCCTGTTCCATGGAATGCCCGGTGACCCGGACGATGAAGGTGCTGGTGACGTCCTTGACCAGGTGTTCGTTGAGGTCGATCCGGCCGTCGAAGTAGTCCTGGGCGGGCGAGGGATAGCCGGCGGCCACCGCTACCGGTGCCAGCAGAGCTGTCACCAGAGAGAGTCCCGCATCTAACACACGGGGGCCAACTATCACGCCCACAACACGCCCTTTATTCGAATATATGTTCGGGTTAACTGTACTCCAAGGGACCGACGAAATAGCCGTCGGGGGCACCGGGGACGGCTTGCACACCAATAGGGGACAGCTTTGAGCTGTGCGGAGGGCTCCACCTGCCCCCAGTGGGCACAACCCGTCCACCGCGACTAGGAAGCGTTAGCGGTTTTGGAGGTGCGGTGGGAGTTCGACGTCGACAGGGTCCAGTTCAGGCCTAACGCGTATGTAACCGATGCCATGTCTGAAGGATTTACCGGTCCACGCAACATCGGCAGATATCTCAACCACGATCGGTTCCACCAGTGTCAGGTGAACCGGCCCTTTATCTTTGCTGAATCTATTCAGGGAGGTCTCGCTTATCTCTTCCGGCCAGGGATGCCCTGGCTGTGCCAGGCTGAGCTGGCGGCCCAGCTCACGCCCTACCCGTGTCGAGAGGACCGTGGACCGGCCAACGATCCGCAGCCGCCCATCGACCGGCAAGCCGACGATGATCGCCTGCGGCTGCGATATTGGCCCGATCACGGCCGCGCAGACCGCATCCAAAGTGCTTTTTGTCTTCAGCTTCAACCAGGAGCGCAGCCCGGCCGGATAGGGTTCTGATCCGCTCTTGAAGACCAGCCCTTCTACTCCTGTGGCGGGCAGGTCCTTCAACCAGGTCTTGGCCACTTCCATGTCCGTGGTGGTGGGGGAGAGGTTCAAGGGGGCGGTCCAGTCCCGGGCCAGTTCCTCGAGCAGCTGCCGGCGGCCCGTGAACGGGACGCCCCGGATGTCCTGCCCGGCAACGGCCAGCACGTCAAAGGCGGCGAAGGAGGCTGGCAGCTCATGGACCAGGGCGGGCAGAGCCGTCCGGGAGCTGACCATGCGGCGCTGCAGCGCCTCGAAGTCCAGCCGGTCCCCGTTCCATACGACTGCTTCGCCGTCCAGGACAACGCCGGGCGGTACCTGGACCCGCACCGCTGCGCAGAGATCGGGAAAAATGCGGGAGAGTTCTTTGCCTTGCCGACTCCACAGAGTCACTCCGTCGGAATCGCTCAGAATGATCGTGCGGAATCCATCCCACTTGGGTTCTGAATATATGAGGCCGGGCAGCGCCCGCGGGCCGGGGAATGTCTTGACGAGTTTCGCCAGTGCAACAGCCACCGGTGGTTGCAGTTCCCGTGGAATGGACTCGTCCATGGCCCCAGCCTAAAGGACCAAGACCAGAACGGACCTTCGCTGCGCTTCGGCCTGTAATAGCTTCTTTTGCCTTACATGTGGCTGGGTTGTTCTCCGTACAAGGCCACTGATCGTAGCCGTCCGGGGGCCCGACCCGTCAACCCACGCAACCGGGCAATCCCACGCGGTCGCTGCGCTCCCTTATTTCGCGGGATTCCCCGGTCACTCTTCGGGGTTGACGGCCCACCCTCGACCGGCTGGATCAGCGGGGGCCTCGCACGGCGGGGCAGGAAGGAGGTGGCTACATGAGCATCGACGAAGCGATCAAGCTCGCGACTTCGGTCGTGAGCTTGATGACAGCTGTCATCGCTCTACTCTCCCTGCGGAACGCGCGCTTAAAGAGCAAACGCTCCCGAGCTGCAACTCGGAAGCGTAAGCGTAAAGCAAGGAAGTAGGTGTAGCTACGAAACCCGGTGGTCGTGACCGCTTCGGTTGCGGCCACCGGCTCCTTCTCAGACTAAGTCCTACTCACCGATAAGGAAACCTCATGGAACCACTGGACATCGTGAACTTCGTTCTCTCACTCACAGCACTGGGAGCTTCGATCATGGCGTACCGCGCCAACACAAAAGTCCCCAAGGAAGACGAAAGCTAACCGGATCCGGGGCGGGCTGCCACACGGCGGCCCGCCCTACCGGCCCGGGTTGCCTTTGGACTCCGCATGAGCCTTCCTACGAAGTCAGCGGGTTACCAACACAATCGCTATCGCCACTCCAATGAGGACGGCGCCTAGCCCGACAACGACCATGTACCCAGGCTCCGGCCGACGCATCAACTTGGTGCCCGTCTTACCAAACCTGGCTTGCTGAGAGCCTTCCATCAATTTGCTGAGCGCTTTGCGCTTTACGACCACGAGAACACCGATAAGGAAGGCCACTCCCGCAACAACGCTTCCAATGAGTAGCTCCACGGTTCAGGTATCCCATCCTAAAGATTGAGGCCAGCCTAGCCCCTGAGGCCACTATGCTCGCGGGGCTCGCACCCCTTTGGGCGTCCACTCCGCTTCGCTCCGTGGCCGACTGTTGGGCCCGGTCCCGACGTCGCAGAGCTCCGCCGTGCCCGGTCCTGTGTGTCTACGACGTTTTTTGGCTGCTGTCCTTCGGATTCTATGTGTCCGCTCCACCCCGTCTAGCCCCTCCGCAAGCTCCGGGGCCTGCGGTGCAGGAAATGTCCCTACGGCGCTCCTGCGTCGCTTATTTCCTCCGGGAATTTCCCACACCTTGCCCTATGGGTAGACAGGGCTCCGTCGGCCACAGCTCCGCAAGCTTCGCCAGCAACCAAAAAACAACGGGGGAGGGGAGACCCGCAGCTGGCCAGGTCACACCGCTCCCTCACCAATCCTCTGCAAAGGACACAAAACCATGAACGCAATCAGCGTCCAGACGATCACCACCGAGGACACCGGCGAAACCATCCACGATGTGCCCGTCCTCGTGGATTACCACTTGAATGACGGCTACGACTGGATGGACGTCATTTCAGAACATGGCTGGGTCGTGATCCCCAGCTGGGGATCTGACGGCTGGGACCTCGGCCAGTGGCCCTACGTCATGGTCGCTGGAACCCGCACCGCCGACGCGATCGGAAACCTGTTCGGCATGGCAACCTACTGCGAAGGCGACGTGAAAACGTCGGTCTACCGGACGAAGGCCCGATTCTGGGACGCGATCACGGAAGAGGCTTTTTCCCACTGGAAGAACGGGCAAGCCCAAGGCCCGGCAGACCTGCCCGAAGCCGCTGCAGAGCTTCCCAGCCGCTACCGCATCCCGCCCACGTTCCAACCAGCAGCCGCCGCCTAACAACCCTCGACTCCTTGCCGGGCGGACCCCCGCCGCCCGGCAAGGCACCAAACCAGCAAAGGACAAATGACAATGACCGAAAACCGCAGCATCGCCAACAGCCCGGCCCAAACCGTGGTCTTCCTCGAAACCCTCGCCGCAATCGTGGAGAAATCCCCCGTGGCCTACAGCAGCGATGGAGCCGAAGACCTCGCCGCGCACATTCGCGGCATGGCTGCAGCCGTCACCACCGAGGCGAATGTGAACCCCGGCGAGCTGACCACCACCCGGCAATATGCGGCACTGGACTGGCACAACGAAGCCGTGGCCGTCCTGTTCGCCGCAGAACACCGCCCAACCTTCCACTAGCAGGAACTGAGAACCGCTGTACTGCCCGGCCAGAGCCGGGCAGTACAGCGCCCACCACTTCAAAGGAGCCAGCACATGAGCAACGCCACCACAGCCCCCAAAGGCATCACCGCCCTGATCTACCGCGACGCCCTGGGCACGGACTTCTCCAATCAGGGCATTTCCGCCCGCGTCATGGAGGTAACCGTCATCGGCGAGGGCATCGACCCCGTTTTCGAAGCCACCGAGGAACGGCCCGCCGTCCGGCTCGTCAAAAACGAGAGCCTCCACCGCGAAACCGTGACCCACGCCGAGCCAGTCGCCCCAGACGACGAAACAGCCCCGTGGTACATGTTCGGCGGCACGTTCATCTTCAGCAGCGACTCACGATTTCGACGCGCAGCCGGACAGTACGGAGCCATCCCGCTCCACGACCGCCGCGAGTAGACCGGAGGGTGGGCCGTTCGCCTCGTGTGGGCGGGCGGTCCGCCGCAGGTGGCCGGCTCTGGTGGGTGGTTGCCGGCGGCGGACCGCCGTTCCCGCCCAGAGCCGGCACTACTCACCGGGTGCGTGCGGCAAACCCTGGCCGGGATTGACCTGGTCGGATCCCCGGTGGCCAGGGAACAAGCATGCTCGCGGGGCTCGCCTTGGTTTCCGCTGCGCTTCAACCAGTTCAAGGGCGGCCTCTCCGCTTCGCTCCGTGGCCGGCTGTTGGGCCCGGTCCCGACGTCGCAGAGCTCCGCCGTGTCCGGTCCTGTGTGTCTACGACGTTTTTTGGCTGCTGTCCTTCGGATTCTATGTGTCCGCTCCACCCCGTCTAGCCCCTCCGCAGGCTCCGGGGCCTGCGGTGCAGGAAATGTCCCTACGGCGCTCCTGCGTCGCTTATTTCCTCCGGGAATTTCCCACACCTTGCCCAAGGGTAGACAGGCCTCCGTCGGCCACAGCTCCGCAAGCTTCGCCAGCAGCCAAAAAACAACGGGGGAGGAAAGAAAGTAGCTGGCCGGGTCACACCGCTCCCTCACCAATCCTCTGCAAAGGACACAAAACCATGAACGACCGCATTAACATCAGCACCCCGGCCGACATCCTGGCCTACGTCCCCCACATGCTGGGCGAGACCCCCAAGGAATCCTTCGTCCTGATCACGATGCAGGGCAACGCACTCGGCGCCACGCTGCGCCTTGATGCCCCGCTCTGCTTCGAACCCAAGGCGTTCGCCCAAACCGTCGTCAGCTACGCAACAGCCGACGAAGCGGCAACAGGGACCCTGCTGGTCATCTACACCGACGAGAACACCACGGCCGAACCCCGCCCGTTCTCCGAGCACGTTCAAGCGTTGCGGACCGAGCTGAAGACAGCACGGATGCCCCTGCAAGACGCATGGATAGTGACCTCGGAAGTGTGGAGCAACTACCTGTGCACAGACAGCGCTTGCTGCCCCGAGCGCTCACTGGACGAGATCACCAACAGCACCGGCAACACCGCCTTCATCTACCGGGGAAGCAACGTCACCGGATTCACCACCCCGGAGCCATTCACCGGCGAGGATGGAGCACGCCAAACGATCGCCGCGCACAAGCCCGACGGATGGCCCGAGGACACCGAAGCACGCCGCACCCAATGGGCTGAACTCCTTGAAAACCCCAAAGGACTCACCCACGAGGCCGCGCTGGAACTGGCAGGAGCGTTACAACATCCCATCACCCGGGATTACCTGATGGCGGACATCATCACCAACGCCCCCGATCAGTTCACCTCCGTGCTGCTCGGTGTGTTCATTGCCCGTCCCGACTGGAACCGCGTGGACACCGCCCAGGAACTTGTCTTCGAGCTGATGAAAGTCACCCCCGAAGGACAACGCGCCCCGATGCTAAGCGTGATCGGCTGGACGGAATGGCTCAAAGGAAAGTCCAGCTTCGCGGGACGGTATTTCAAGCTCGCATTGGAGGACGTCGAGGGCTACCGGTTCGCGGAACTCATGACCGATCTGGTCAGCCGCGGCCTACTCGCTGACTGCGTGCGTGATCCGAAAAAGGCCTATGCCCGCAAGATAGGCCGCTAACCGGATAAGGCCGGACCCCACACCAAGGGTCCGGCCTTAACCGTCGGGATCTCACCCAGGTGCGCGCGGCCTCCCCCGCTACGCTCCGCCGGCCGCGATGACGCTGCCGCGGGCGTAGCCACTTTCCAGTGAAACCGCAGGAACAGCCGATACGGTGAAAGGACAAGCAGTCCAACACCCGAAGGCAGGACCCCTACTGTGGCCGATCAGATTCGCATGACCGAGGCAGACACCATTGCCCCCGACGCAAGCCCGGCCGAAGACGTCCTGGAACTGCGCCTACTCACAGCCGGACCAGTCACGGGACCAGTTGACCGGCCCCTGGAAGACCACCGCCTAGACGAGCTGTGAAGCACGGCAGCGACCACGCTGCACCTACAAATTTCTTTTGCAGAGAAAACAGAAAGAGCCGGCCCGGTGGGCCGGCTCTTTCGTCACATCTACGCAGATTTCTGCTTGACTCACGGCAAGCGAGCCATGAGTTGGGACGCTATCCTCCGACTACATATGTGTGGGTTGTGATTTCATTCTCAATGACTAGCCCAGGTGCGATCGTGTAAGCGCCCTCTGGTTCTCCCGTCCCATGGTTCTTACCCGCGCAGCCGCAAACACAGTCAGCCACATTGTCGGCATCGGCGTCCCAGCAGGCGCTGACGCACGTTGACCGGGCGTTGCCCTCCAGCGTCACCTCCACCCGGTCAAACCGCTCCGCAAGCCCATTGATCACGGTTGTAGTGTGGTTGGAAGCTACCGTGAAGATCGGCCTTTCGTACTTAGGCCTGGTTGCTTCACCACAAATTTCCTTGAGCAACTCGTAGTTTCGGCCTC includes:
- a CDS encoding ATP-dependent DNA ligase: MDESIPRELQPPVAVALAKLVKTFPGPRALPGLIYSEPKWDGFRTIILSDSDGVTLWSRQGKELSRIFPDLCAAVRVQVPPGVVLDGEAVVWNGDRLDFEALQRRMVSSRTALPALVHELPASFAAFDVLAVAGQDIRGVPFTGRRQLLEELARDWTAPLNLSPTTTDMEVAKTWLKDLPATGVEGLVFKSGSEPYPAGLRSWLKLKTKSTLDAVCAAVIGPISQPQAIIVGLPVDGRLRIVGRSTVLSTRVGRELGRQLSLAQPGHPWPEEISETSLNRFSKDKGPVHLTLVEPIVVEISADVAWTGKSFRHGIGYIRVRPELDPVDVELPPHLQNR
- the umuD gene encoding translesion error-prone DNA polymerase V autoproteolytic subunit, with protein sequence MGVIVGPRVLDAGLSLVTALLAPVAVAAGYPSPAQDYFDGRIDLNEHLVKDVTSTFIVRVTGHSMEQAGISDGDELVVNRALEPRDGSVVVAVLDGELTIKRLRITPSGVILQADNPRFPEIEVPALAELTIWGVATRCLHHV
- a CDS encoding DUF4192 domain-containing protein, coding for MNDRINISTPADILAYVPHMLGETPKESFVLITMQGNALGATLRLDAPLCFEPKAFAQTVVSYATADEAATGTLLVIYTDENTTAEPRPFSEHVQALRTELKTARMPLQDAWIVTSEVWSNYLCTDSACCPERSLDEITNSTGNTAFIYRGSNVTGFTTPEPFTGEDGARQTIAAHKPDGWPEDTEARRTQWAELLENPKGLTHEAALELAGALQHPITRDYLMADIITNAPDQFTSVLLGVFIARPDWNRVDTAQELVFELMKVTPEGQRAPMLSVIGWTEWLKGKSSFAGRYFKLALEDVEGYRFAELMTDLVSRGLLADCVRDPKKAYARKIGR